The stretch of DNA gaattcgcccttttcttactttcgactctgcaaagactcttactgtttcacttattcattctcgtctggactattgtaactctctactaatcggcctccctcttgcaaaactctccccgctccaatctgtcctgaatgctgcagccaggatcatattcctcaccaaccgttacaccgatgcctctaccctgtgccagtcattacactggctacccatccactccagaatccagtacaaaactactaccctcatccacaaagcactccatggctcagcaccaccctacatctcctccctggtatcagtctaccaccctacccgtgccctccgctccgctaatgacctcaggttagcatcctcaataatcagaacctcccactcccgtctccaagactttacacgtgctgcgccgattctttggaatgcactacctaggttaatacgattaatccccaatccccacagttttaagcgtgccctaaaaactcatttgttcagactggcctaccgcctcaatgcattaacctaacgatccctgtgtggcctatttataataaaaaaaaaaaaaaaaaaaaaaaaaaaggttcctcgcatcatgttctcattcactttatgcagttaatagccctctgtgtctgtactgctacatacttaggcagataactggttcatgcagctttacatgaacacccgagccttacactatagccggtccaaataactaaagcaattgttaccatccacctctcgtgtctccccttttcctcatagtttgtaagcttgcgagcagggccctcactcctcctggtatctgttttgaactgtatttctgttatgctgtaatgtctattgtctgtacaagtcccctctataatttgtaaagcgctgtggaatatgttggcgctatataaataaaaattattattattattattatagtggccacggctgggtactgcacatccagagctgcacagctccatcaacagtatagtggccgcggctgggtactgcacatccgcagagctgcacagctccatccacagtatagtggccgcggctgggtactgcacatccacagagctgcacagctccatccacagtatagtggccgcggctgggtactgcacatccgcagaGTGCACAGCTCCATCCACAGTATAGTGGccacggctgggtactgcacacccgcagagctgcacagctccatccacagtatagtggccgcggctgggtactgcacatccgcagagctgcacagctccatagacagtatagtggccacggctgggtactgcacatccgcagagctgcacagctccatccacagtatagtggccgcggctgggtactgcacatccgcagagtgcacagctccatagacagtatagtggccacggctgggtactgcacatccgcagagctgcacagctccatccacagtatagtggccgcggctgggtactgcacatccgcagagtgcacagctccatagacagtatagtggccacggctgggtactgcacatccgcagagctgcacagctccatccacagtatagtggccgcggctgggtactgcacatccgcagagctgcacagctccatagacagtatagtggccacggctgggtactgcacatccgcagagctgcacagctccatccacagtatagtggccgcggctgggtactgcacatccgcagagtgcacagctccatagacagtatagtggccacggctgggtactgcacatccgcagagctgcacagctccatccacagtatagtggccgcggctgggtactgcacatccgcagagctgcacagctccatagacagtatagtggccacggctgggtactgcacatccgcagagctgcacagctccatccacagtatagtggccgcggctgggtactgcacatccgcagagctgcacagctccatagacagtatagtggccacggctgggtactgcacatccgcagagctgcacagctccatccacagtatagtggccgcggctgggtactgcacatccgcagagctgcacagctccatagacagtatagtggccacggctgggtactgcacatccgcagagctgcacagctccatccacagtatagtggccgcggctgggtactgcacatccgcagagtgcacagctccatagacagtatagtggccacggctgggtactgcacacccgcagagctgcacagctccatccacagtatagtggccgcggctgggtactgcacatccgcagagctgcacagctccatagacagtatagtggccacggctgggtactgcacatccgcagagctgcacagctccatagacagtatagtggccacggctgggtactgcacatccacagaGCTCCACAGCTCCATAGACAGTATAGTGGccacggctgggtactgcacacccgcagagctgcacagctccatagacagtatagtggccacggctgggtactgcacatccgcagagtgcacagctccatagacagtatagtggccacggctgggtactgcacacccgcagagctgcacagctccatccacagtatagtggccgcggctgggtactgcacatccgcagagctgcacagctccatagaCAGTATAGTGGCCACGGCTGGGTACTGCATATCcgcagagctgcacagctccatagacagtatagtggccacggctgggtactgcacatccgcagagctgcacagctccaGCCACAGTATAGTGgccgcggctgggtactgcacatccacagaGTGCACAGCTCCATCCACAGTATAGTGGccacggctgggtactgcacacacgcagagctgcacagctccatagacagtatagtggccacggctgggtactgcacacacgcagagctgcacagctccatagacagtatagtggccacggctgggtactgcacatccgcagagctgcacagctccatagaCAGTATAGTGGGAGCTGTTTTTTGTCCCCAGGAGTAGTAGAATTAAAATAGTTCCAAAAATGATCTGTTAAAGTGATTTTATTAAAGTGATCATCAAGTCCAGACTTCATAATGTGGTCCATGAAGTCGTCATCGTGAGTCACAGTGTATCCCGGGGTGAAGAATCTGCCATTGTTTCTTGCAGATACGGCTCAGCCCTTGTGATCTGGATTAATAAACACTTCCAGTGTCAAtgtaaaatgctcctgaataagcCGCGTGGATCTCATCTCCGCTGCACCGCAGTCTCCTCCACCGTGGATTTTCATTAGGATTTTGCAGCCGTGTTCTGACTTTTGCTCCTATGATCGGCGCCGACTGCTTCAGAGACGCTGGAAAATCCTTCATCGCTGTGAAGAAGACAGAATACAGATTATTCCTCTGCTCTCATCTCCAGAATCCAAATGTTGTGCAATGCAATTGGTGCAAATTCGTCAAAACCAGAAGCCGACCGGCCGCCATTTTGCTGGATTAAAGTGCCAGGAAGGGGCATAAGAAACCAAATTCTTAATGAATCTCTCCACTTCCCCTGTGCCATTCTGGACTTTATCCTCCGGTCAGGTCTTTGGCATGCCCGGCAGTACGGAGACCTTTGCAACCAATTTTATCATGTTGCTCAAAACGGTTTTGTGTCTACAGCTTCTCTGAAACCTTTTGACGCAAATTCTGCATGCAATAGATAAGGTTTCCAAAGATGTGCATGCCCATCAAAGGGAATCCGTCTAGTGTTTTTTCACCCATGCATTGCAGTTGTAGTGCTTGCTTGTAAAATGGGGGACACTAtagcaggaaggagcccaggatggagggcattattaccggaaggagcccaggatggagggcattattaccggaaggggcccaggatggagggcattattaccagaaggggcccaggatggagggcattattaccggaaggggcccaggatggagggcattattaccggaaggggcccaggatggaaggCATTATTaccagaaggggcccaggatggagggcattattaccagaaggggcccaggatggagggcattattaccagaaggggcccaggatggagggcattattaccggaaggggcccaggatggagggcattattaccggaaggggcccaggatggagggcattattaccggaaggggcccaggatggagggcattattaccggaaggggcccaggatggagggcattattgccggaaggggcacaggatggagggcattattaccggaaggggcacaggatggagggcattattacCGGAAGGGTACTCTTTATGCCTCTGACAATAGACAAATGTTTTTATTCACCGAGAAGATTAAAACAGTAAGGGATCGAAACAAAGATGCATAACTTGAAGAAAAAGAAATTGTATGCATCTTGCAAGAAAACAAAGAACGCACAAGGATCCTCTGCTACTTACATAAGTAACTTCTCCAGCTCCCGAGTCACTTTTCCTATAACAGGGGGTCCTTGATAAGTAAGTGCTGTGTACAGCTGAACAAGCGAGGCCCCGGCGCGGATCTTCTGCAGAGCGTCTAACCCACAGCTGACGCCCCCTACGCCAATGATAGGAACTTGGCCTGAGAGAGTAAGACAACGTCAATATCTTGTATGGGACAGTAGCAACCACCCTACGGCCAGATTCATCTCTCGGTCTCACCTGAGGTcaatgcatacatttctctaatggTCTGTGTAGACAAATCTCGGAGAGGAACCCCACTTAATCCGCCCGCCTCAATGCTACTAGGGTCCTTCAGCGTCGAGGGGCGGCTCACTGTCGTGTTGGTGACTATCAGACCTTCTATGCCGAGCTGCAGACGAAAGAATAGTggttaatatatatgtatataccataCATAAGAGTAAGGGCATGATCACTGCACCTCGGTCACTACAGCGGCAATGTCTTCTTTATCACTTGGGGACAGATCGGGCGCTATCTTGACAAGTATTGCAGGCCGGTGTTCACAGGGCAGCGAATTCCGAGCGTTTACTACCTGCAATGAAAACATTGTATACTTACATTTCTATACCaccattttaaagggactctgtcacctgaatttggcgggactggttttgggtcatatgggcggagttttcgggtgtttgattcaccctttccttacccgctggctgcatgccggctgcaatattggattgaagttcattcctgtcctccatagtacacgcctgcgcaaagcaatcttgccttgcgcaggcgtgtactatggaggacagagaatgaaccttaatccaatattgcagccagcatgcagccagcgggtaaggaaagggtgaatcaaacacccgaaaactccgcccatatgacccaaaaccagtcccgccaaattcaggtgacagagtccttttaagtGTGAAGACAAAAAAAGCTGCATTGAAAAACATGACTAGATAATAAAGCATACCTAAATATAACTATCGTGCTAATCCAAAAAGTTACAACTATATCTGTATATGGTGAACATTGGTGATAGAAGGTATAAACATGCAAAAAATAGAAAAGGTCAACCACTTTATGTTGCCTGAACCATGGGGTAAGAGAGGCCTAGAGGGCGGTCCCAGGGCAAGAATAAAAAGAGAAGCCCAGGCTAAAAAAAGAAGCCAAAAGGGCTGGCCCAGGAGAATGAGAATGCCAGAAGAAGGGTCAGCAGGTGAGCCCAgggagaaaaaaaagcaaattaaaTTTAAGGGTGTGTGTGTCTACGGGCCGTATTACATCCggaatagctgcggattgaacgctgcgtagagccgcagcgttcaatccgcagcgtccagatgttacagcatagtggaggggattttatgaaatcccgtctccactatgcgtgagaacacgcacccggcggccctgcgtttccggacatgcggcgagTCTTTTTAGaaagcagcatgtccgtttaccttgcggcgacgctgcgccgccgcaaggtaaagACACAGGGTCCTatatgtggggtgcgatgattccgtatgtgtgcaatgaacacatccagaatcattGCGTCCGCAGAAGGGGGCggcactttgggcggagcgagttttccactCCTTCCAAACCGCCGGCCACCTTGAACGTGAACACATACTTTAAGAGGAGTATGGAAAATGGTCcccggaaaaaaaaaagaaaagagaagccCAGAGGCATGGCTCAAGGTAATGATAATGAcagaacatacatagtaacatagttagtaaggccgaaaaaagacatttgtccatccagttcagcctatattccatcataataaatccccagatctacgtccttctacagaacctaataattgtatgatacaatattgttctgctccaggaagacaggaAGACAGGAAGGGAGTCACGGTCTTAAAAAGGGACTTGTCTGGAGATGGAGAGCAGGAAGAGTCTGTCAGGTTCCCTTCACAATCTACTTCATACCTTAGCCAGCAGATGGCGCAGCTGCTCTCTGCCCTGAAGAGCTCTCAGTCCGGGGGTATTCGGGCTCGACACGTTGATAACGAGGTAGTCAGCCAGGGGTCCGAGTTCACGCACTCCCCTTGTGTAATCAGCAACTGCGTTTTCCGATGTTTTATTCTTTCCTAAATTTACACCCAGTGGCATTCCCTCTGGAAAAACAAAAGTCGGGCTATTCTTTGCTTAATTACTCCCTTTCCAGAAttacatcacaataataacatgtaAGATttagaagtgaaaaaaaaatgaaaatcttgAGTAACTTGCACTTTTCACTGCAGGAAACAAAGTCAGAATTTTACTTTATGTGCGATTGAAGAAGAAAAATaaccaaagaataaaaaaaaaaaaaaataggacaaaAATAGGTTGAATTCATTGTAAATTGTTGGTAGTAGTCAGATGTCTCCTACAGAAAATCAACTGACCAGCAGTCAGGGTCTTCTGCTTCTCTGCCCTCCGCAGCAGCCGGCGGCGAACCACCGCTATGCCGTGACTGTTAAATCCATATCTGgagaaaaatgcaaaataaagaTTAATTAACATTGTAATAAAGTTAGAAATtagatattacatagatacagCAAACATTCTCTACTCTGAAGGAGTTGGGCAGGGAGAAACAGGAGGGGATTCTTCCCTCTGTGCCCAGAGTCCCCAGTATTTTCTGAtaaaacatcattggttttaaggaGCGAACACATCTGGATTGTTTTctgcctgaaaaaaataaatattattatattcAGAGGATGTATAAATATCTGCACGCAATTACCTCCCCCTGGTCTATTCTCTTCAGCGAGGAGTTCTGCTTTTTTTTCAGACACAATGATAGCCAGATATTGATCTGGAGACCAGGTGAGCAGAGCCAGAAGATGCAAACGTCACACTGGACCTATACCCGGGATTTTTTTCGCAATATGAAAGCACCAGGCCGCATGTTGCTGGTGCTCCAGTGATGGCCTAGATGGCTGCAGGGTCTCCGAACTTGTCAACCATCGAGCACATGTTGGACAAGACtgatcggtgattacacaggagctgccagcagcggatcttgatgatttggtcAATTGAATTCATCACATAACTATTAATAACCTCATAGCGTTTGGCGCTCGTGGACACATACATATGGTGGAGACTGGAGCAGACTAATGGGAGCTGGGACACTAATGAATAAAGTGAATCATCGGTCACCTGTTGATAATGGCCTTGTCTTCAAGAAGGCGAAACACTCTGGGCTTCTGGTTTCCTTCCTGGGGTTCCGGGGTGACACTTCCGATTTCTACAAAACCAAAGCCCATTTTGAAAAGTCCATCTACAGCCTCTGCGTGCTTATCAAACCCGGCAGCCAGGCCCACTGGATTTCGGAACTTGTGACCCAGTACTGTAGTCTCCTAGGAGGAAGAAGGAAAAACAGTTTGGGCTAGCAGATGGAAGAGGATTACCTTCAAATAAAGTTTACTGCAGCGACCATGCTGGGTCTTCACTCTCTAGCACTAAATCTGTGGCAAAACTAAACACTCCCGGCAAGGTAAGTCGTCATTTTTTCAAAAAAAGATGAAGCTACATGCTGCCATAGTCTGTTGGgtcattaaatgggttgtccgttCCTTCACAAATCCAACAATACACCCGAGACTGGTGTCAGCACTGTGGATCACGCCATACTCTTGTCATCAACTTAATGAACACTGCAGGCAATCAGCACCTGCTGATGGGTTGCAGTCTTCAAATTTAATccaagcaacaacaaaaaaaagctgAGACTGGCGGGGAATACAGTGCAAAGTATGGAGGAGCAGCGCCAATTAATAGAGGCTGTTAAGAAGTGGACTTTCCCTTTAGCAAGGAGACTTGATCAATAAAAAAAGCCCCAACAGACTAAGGAATCATATTTCTCTATCAACTCCTGGCATTCGTGTACACTGCGTTTTGTTCATACCAGATGCTGTGAATTATGCTGTGCACATCGTGGGACAAGGCCCAGAGCCGCAAACTTTATGGACAACGTGTGCGCCAGTTCAGGTGACATCGCTTTCTGCAATGTCGGCATCAACAATTCTGCGTAGAAACGTTCATCCCCCTGAACAGTAAGAATGGAGGAGAAGAGGAAACCTCCACCGCCCAGGATAACAAGAGCTTCCTTCCACCggcgctgaaagagaggaaaaaagaGGATGATTAGTTCTGAGAACCCCTTTAAAACTGGACGCTGGGGGTTCGGCGTCTCCAAACTCTGTTGTCAGTTAAGGGATCCAAGCAAATCGTTCAAAACACGGACCAGCTGCAGGTCTCCCGACCGTTTAAAGCTGGTTTCAAACGTCCTGCTATTTACGGTACTGGAAAAAATTGTACTGGATATATCATGGTGTTGTGAATGTAATACTTGAGGCACACGTGTGTCACACGGACGGCCGCTGgggaagaagtgttacagtaagcgctgttccccagtgacaggtgctgaagccggctctcatcattctctcctacTCTGATCGGAGGAACCAGAGAAGAAAGATGATAGTTATCTTAAAGtccgaacaatgacagcaggtgggggcttttgggactattactcccatcatcccacacttgctgccgctaataacagtgatagcaggagtggatgatcggggtattctacAGCAGCAGCCACCTGCAATCTAATGAAATGAATGAAAACCTGCATGGGTTCCCCCTTATTTTCTTAAACCAACCAGGCAAAATTGACCGCTGGGGGCTGCATccctcagcaaggttggttatcgagaatagaggggtccccgtgctgttggtgtggggtccccccatttttggcaaccagccttgctaaagctcacagctgggggctgctattctcagactggtaatggGCCATTGTTATAGGCACCCCAGACTaagaacagcagcccgcagctacccagaaaaggtgcatctattagatgcgccaattctggcactttgccctgctgatcccacttgccttgtagcggtggcaagtggggttcatatttgtgggtgccaagatgcgactgcaggctaaaaaccactggtgaatgagatgctgagagcgCAGCGTCAtgcaccagcggtgacatcatcactggcattttcccacagtgctgtggtcaccgcagttcagcccggcctcgGTCACGTCACCGCTGGCGAATGATGCGGCCTTCTCAgtgtctca from Ranitomeya imitator isolate aRanImi1 chromosome 9, aRanImi1.pri, whole genome shotgun sequence encodes:
- the DHODH gene encoding dihydroorotate dehydrogenase (quinone), mitochondrial: MAARRDITSGHVAQHPEVKMLGAHVKRRWKEALVILGGGGFLFSSILTVQGDERFYAELLMPTLQKAMSPELAHTLSIKFAALGLVPRCAQHNSQHLETTVLGHKFRNPVGLAAGFDKHAEAVDGLFKMGFGFVEIGSVTPEPQEGNQKPRVFRLLEDKAIINRYGFNSHGIAVVRRRLLRRAEKQKTLTAEGMPLGVNLGKNKTSENAVADYTRGVRELGPLADYLVINVSSPNTPGLRALQGREQLRHLLAKVVNARNSLPCEHRPAILVKIAPDLSPSDKEDIAAVVTELGIEGLIVTNTTVSRPSTLKDPSSIEAGGLSGVPLRDLSTQTIREMYALTSGQVPIIGVGGVSCGLDALQKIRAGASLVQLYTALTYQGPPVIGKVTRELEKLLIDEGFSSVSEAVGADHRSKSQNTAAKS